In one Thermosipho ferrireducens genomic region, the following are encoded:
- a CDS encoding PIN domain-containing protein, with product MIFSRYNLEREFRVFIDVIKEFNIVEVGLDDLPKLFEISKHYNLDFDDSYQYYLAKSLELKIVSYDADFDKTTLGRIMPGKS from the coding sequence ATAATTTTCAGTCGTTATAATCTTGAAAGGGAATTTCGTGTTTTTATCGATGTTATAAAAGAATTTAATATTGTTGAAGTTGGCCTGGATGACCTTCCAAAGCTTTTTGAGATTTCAAAACATTATAATCTTGATTTCGATGATTCTTACCAATATTATCTGGCAAAAAGCTTAGAACTTAAAATTGTCAGTTACGATGCTGATTTTGATAAGACTACACTGGGAAGAATCATGCCAGGTAAAAGTTAG